The Alphaproteobacteria bacterium HT1-32 DNA segment CCCGCTATACAGCCCCCATGTCCGATGATTCAAAAAAGCCTTCTGAAAAACAGCAACTCATAAAACTGGGCCTGGAAATGGGCCCCCTGCTGCTGTTTTTCGTCGTCAACTCGATGTACGGCATCTTTGCCGGAACAGCCGTGCTCGTCACCACAACCCTGATCTCACTGGTCGTATCGAGGATTGTGCTGAAACGCACCCCGATCATGCCACTGGTGGGCGGGGCCTTCATTCTGCTGTTTGGCGGGCTGACCCTTTATTTTGAAGATGACTATTTCATCAAGCTGAAACCGACGATCGTCAATCTGCTGTTTGCCGGGGCACTGGCCACCGGGCTGCTGCTGGGACGCAACTGGCTGAAGCTTCTGTTTGAAAGCGCGTTCCAGCTTCCTGAAAATATCTGGCGGGTCCTGACCTGGCGATGGGCCGGTTTCTTCGTCGTACTTGCCATCATCAATGAAGTGGTCTGGCGTACCCAGACCACTGATTTCTGGGTCGCTTTCAAGGTCTGGGGGATCATGCCGATCACCATTGTCTTCAGCATGACGCAACTGCCCCTGATCATGCGCCACCGTACCGACCATCCGGCCGACAAAGACAGCTGACATGACAATCCGGCGCGAGGGCAGTGTCATCGGAACCCTGTTCCCCTACGCGCTGCTGATCATGACCAATATTCTGTGGGCCGGAAACTCGCTGATTGGTCGCGGACTGGCCGATCACCTGCCGCCGGTCGGACTGGCCTGGTGGCGCTGGACCATCGCCGCATTGCTACTGACCCCGTTTGCCGGCATCACCCTGTGGCGCCAGCGGCATCTGATTGCCGCCAACTGGCGCGTCGTTGCTGTCCTCTCCTTCTTCGGTATCGCCTGTTACAACACCTTCGTCTACAGCGCCCTGCAGACCACATCCGTCATCAACACGGTCATGATGATCTGTGCGACCCCGGCCATCA contains these protein-coding regions:
- a CDS encoding septation protein A, yielding MSDDSKKPSEKQQLIKLGLEMGPLLLFFVVNSMYGIFAGTAVLVTTTLISLVVSRIVLKRTPIMPLVGGAFILLFGGLTLYFEDDYFIKLKPTIVNLLFAGALATGLLLGRNWLKLLFESAFQLPENIWRVLTWRWAGFFVVLAIINEVVWRTQTTDFWVAFKVWGIMPITIVFSMTQLPLIMRHRTDHPADKDS